In Palaemon carinicauda isolate YSFRI2023 chromosome 18, ASM3689809v2, whole genome shotgun sequence, a genomic segment contains:
- the LOC137657605 gene encoding uncharacterized protein, with translation MFIREKQEKDGKRAALLADDYHLIHKLKPHSSSPSSSPQVCTFCKKEGHHIKDCPSPKCKASHGKASPNAFSQGPKSGNTANKTTLHCAQPLSDFTAFTYPGKVNDIPVQILRDTGSSQTIISSKLKDLAKPTDQYVTVSDLTCQKVLPIVQISLDCPYFKGSTNVALLDSDLPCKNIDMILGNDLAQSNGTPSLIITQPEVVIEKACKELSPVVELPCQVVTRSTTSTSSDTEHTAYHPQTNGALERVHQTIKNLLRKYICETGRDWDEDLDLLMYVLRSTPNESTGISPFEMMFGRRPRTNLSMVKENILRGTYKDQQVSIPQYLQSLKVKFDHVYEFANLNLTNSQIRMKNHYDKKAKIRTFKVDDVLVYRPVPGAPLREKFMGPYKITKRVSKTTYAIETPDKRKPSQLVHINLIKPYQSAKISPQAVHLISRETDHSTHNSRITTPIETSPTPKNIVPEAVDNDKLLAPLEPEEEETLAHNHILSWKDASNSQILSLLSQYLGHLPKVEREELEAVLKSYPAICSDTPGCCTLVQHDIVLEPNANPVRQPFYRVSHRLLPA, from the exons atgtttattagagaaaaacaagaaaaagatggcaaaagggctgccctattagctgatgattaccatctcattcataaacttaaaccacattcgtcctcaccttcatcttccccacaggtttgtactttttgtaagaaagaaggtcatcatattaaagactgtcctagtcccaaatgcaaagcatctcatggtaaggcttctcctaatgctttttcacaaggacccaaatcagggaatactgcaaataaaacgactcttcactgtgctcaacctctatcagactttacagcatttacatatcctggtaaagtaaatgatattcccgtgcaaattttgagagatacagggtcatctcaaactatcattagctcaaagttaaaagatttagctaaaccaacagatcagtatgtaactgtgtcagatttgacttgtcaaaaggttttacctattgtacagatttctcttgattgtccttattttaaaggttcaactaatgtcgccttgttggattctgacctgccttgcaagaacatagacatgatacttggtaatgacttggctcaatctaacggtactcctagtcttatcattacgcagcctgaagtagtgatcgaaaaagcttgcaaagagctttctccggtggtagagcttccctgccaagtagtcaccaggtctacaacctcaacttctagcgacactgaacacacag cttatcaccctcagactaatggagccctcgaacgagtacaccagaccattaaaaacctcctgcgcaagtacatttgtgaaactggacgagactgggatgaagacctggatctgcttatgtatgtacttaggagtacacctaatgaatcgactggaatttctcccttcgagatgatgtttggccgcagacctaggacaaaccttagtatggtaaaagaaaacatcctaagaggtacttacaaagaccagcaagtaagtattccgcaatacctccaaagtcttaaggttaaatttgaccatgtttatgaatttgccaatctgaatttaactaacagtcagattcgaatgaaaaaccattacgataaaaaggccaaaattagaacttttaaagtagatgatgtacttgtatatcgaccagttccaggagctccattgagagaaaaatttatgggtccgtataaaatcactaaaagggtctctaaaacaacttatgcaattgaaactccagataaaaggaagcctagccagttagtgcacattaatcttataaaaccataccaatctgcaaagatttctccacaggcagttcacctgataagtagagagactgatcactccactcacaactcgaggataactactcccatcgagacttctcctacccctAAAAAcatagtacccgaggcagttgataatgataaacttttagctcctcttgagccagaagaagaagaaactttggctcataatcatattttgtcatggaaagatgctagtaattcacagattctttctttgctttcacagtatcttggtcatcttcctaaggtggaaagggaagaattagaggctgttctgaagtcttatcctgcaatatgttcagacactcctggttgctgtaccttggtgcaacatgatattgtgctagaaccaaacgccaatcccgttcgtcaacctttttatcgggtgtcccatcgtttattaccagcttga